A part of Campylobacter concisus genomic DNA contains:
- a CDS encoding bifunctional methylenetetrahydrofolate dehydrogenase/methenyltetrahydrofolate cyclohydrolase (catalyzes the formation of 5,10-methenyltetrahydrofolate from 5,10-methylenetetrahydrofolate and subsequent formation of 10-formyltetrahydrofolate from 5,10-methenyltetrahydrofolate), whose amino-acid sequence MKILDGKAVSLKVKESVKVRADELKKFGVEPTLAVVLVGEDKASQTYVRAKEKACNEYGIKSVAHRLSENTTQNELLALINVLNLDDSIHGILVQLPLPKHIDTNVVLAAIDPRKDVDGFHAVNVGKLVSGLDGFVPCTPLGVMEILKEYGIEVAGLNAVVIGRSNIVGKPMANLLLNASATVTVTHSKTKNLKEICKNADLIVAAIGKPFFLKADMVKDGAVVVDVGINRLDDGRLVGDVDFEEVAPKCSYITPVPGGVGPMTIAMLLNNTILAAQAKKIKE is encoded by the coding sequence ATGAAAATTTTAGACGGAAAAGCCGTATCTTTAAAGGTCAAAGAAAGCGTAAAAGTAAGAGCTGATGAGCTAAAGAAATTTGGTGTTGAGCCAACCTTGGCCGTCGTCTTAGTCGGCGAAGATAAAGCATCTCAAACATACGTTAGAGCCAAAGAGAAAGCCTGCAACGAATACGGCATAAAAAGCGTGGCTCACCGTCTAAGCGAAAATACAACCCAAAACGAGCTACTTGCCCTTATAAACGTGCTAAATTTAGACGATAGCATCCACGGCATCTTGGTTCAGCTGCCACTGCCAAAGCATATCGATACAAACGTCGTGCTCGCAGCGATCGATCCACGAAAAGATGTAGATGGCTTTCACGCTGTAAATGTTGGCAAACTTGTTAGCGGACTTGATGGCTTCGTGCCTTGCACACCGCTTGGTGTGATGGAAATTTTAAAAGAGTATGGCATAGAAGTGGCTGGGCTAAATGCAGTGGTGATCGGCAGAAGCAACATCGTTGGCAAGCCTATGGCAAATTTACTCCTAAATGCCTCTGCAACGGTTACTGTGACACATAGCAAGACTAAAAATTTAAAAGAAATTTGCAAAAATGCTGACCTCATAGTTGCAGCCATTGGCAAGCCATTTTTCTTAAAGGCTGATATGGTAAAAGATGGCGCAGTAGTCGTTGATGTGGGCATAAATAGACTTGATGATGGCAGGCTTGTGGGCGATGTGGATTTTGAAGAGGTCGCACCAAAATGCTCATATATCACGCCTGTTCCTGGCGGCGTTGGACCTATGACCATAGCCATGCTTTTAAACAACACCATCCTTGCTGCACAGGCAAAAAAAATTAAAGAGTGA
- a CDS encoding glutamate-1-semialdehyde aminotransferase (converts (S)-4-amino-5-oxopentanoate to 5-aminolevulinate) gives MTNKEAFSEAKKYIPGGVNSPVRAFGSVGGEPVMIDHARGAYLYDVEGKKYLDFIQSWGPLIFGHCDKDIEEAIISAVKQGVSYGAPSPKETALAKLICDEFKQIDKIRFVSSGTEATMSAIRVARGYAKKDGLIKFEGCYHGHSDALLIKAGSGATTYGNASSSGVPQDVVKNTYLAVYNDIESVKAIFENNKDKIGVVIIEPIAGNMGLVPADKKFLEELRALCDKFGAVLILDEVMSGFRASRFGSYPFHEVDADLITFGKVIGGGMNVAAFGGKAEIMDCLSPEGAVYQAGTLSGNPVAMSAGIAAISKINSDTNLYSRLEKLAKKLMDGFKEAAKSAGITIQTDVRGSMFGYFFTDHAVKNYDDALKSDTKLFAKFHQTMLKRGIYLAPSQFETGFVCDAMSEADIDLAVSAAKEAFLEIKA, from the coding sequence ATGACAAATAAAGAGGCATTTAGCGAAGCCAAAAAATATATCCCAGGCGGGGTAAATTCACCAGTGCGAGCATTTGGTAGTGTTGGTGGTGAGCCTGTGATGATAGATCACGCTAGGGGTGCTTATCTATACGACGTCGAGGGCAAAAAATACCTTGACTTTATCCAAAGCTGGGGACCGCTCATATTTGGTCACTGCGACAAAGATATCGAAGAAGCTATCATCTCTGCTGTAAAACAAGGCGTATCTTACGGCGCGCCATCTCCAAAAGAGACCGCTCTAGCAAAGCTAATATGCGATGAGTTTAAACAAATAGATAAAATTCGCTTCGTTAGCTCTGGCACAGAGGCTACCATGAGCGCTATCAGAGTGGCTAGAGGATATGCTAAAAAAGATGGACTAATAAAATTTGAAGGCTGCTACCACGGACACAGCGATGCACTTCTTATCAAAGCAGGAAGTGGCGCTACGACATACGGCAACGCTTCAAGCAGCGGCGTGCCACAAGATGTTGTGAAAAACACTTATCTAGCAGTTTATAACGATATAGAAAGCGTAAAAGCCATCTTTGAAAACAATAAAGACAAGATAGGCGTCGTCATAATCGAGCCTATCGCTGGAAATATGGGGCTTGTGCCAGCTGATAAGAAATTTTTAGAGGAGCTTAGAGCACTTTGCGATAAATTTGGAGCTGTGCTTATCCTTGATGAGGTTATGAGTGGCTTTAGAGCTTCTCGGTTTGGATCATATCCATTTCACGAAGTGGACGCTGATCTCATTACATTTGGCAAGGTTATAGGCGGAGGTATGAACGTCGCTGCATTTGGTGGCAAGGCTGAGATAATGGACTGCTTAAGCCCAGAGGGCGCTGTCTATCAAGCAGGCACGCTAAGTGGCAACCCAGTAGCGATGAGTGCTGGTATAGCGGCTATTTCTAAGATAAATAGCGATACAAATTTATATTCTAGACTTGAAAAACTAGCTAAAAAACTAATGGACGGCTTTAAAGAGGCTGCAAAGAGTGCTGGCATTACTATCCAAACTGATGTTCGTGGCTCTATGTTTGGCTACTTTTTTACAGATCACGCCGTAAAAAACTACGACGATGCGTTAAAGAGCGATACAAAGCTATTTGCTAAATTTCACCAAACGATGCTTAAGCGTGGAATTTATCTTGCACCTAGCCAGTTTGAGACTGGATTTGTCTGCGATGCGATGAGTGAAGCGGATATCGATCTAGCGGTAAGCGCAGCTAAAGAGGCGTTTTTGGAGATAAAAGCCTAA
- a CDS encoding arginine biosynthesis protein ArgJ, which translates to MAKFKIKDIVAGAEQLSLGVSIVVAILLGTGLGYFVKKATNFTPALWIGFAIGIAAAILNVYKAYKAQVKSLDELKDETRYKGYKKDDDDEDD; encoded by the coding sequence ATGGCAAAATTTAAGATAAAAGATATCGTAGCGGGTGCTGAGCAGCTAAGCCTTGGAGTTTCAATCGTAGTTGCGATCTTGCTTGGCACCGGACTTGGGTATTTTGTAAAAAAGGCTACAAATTTTACGCCAGCTCTTTGGATAGGCTTTGCTATTGGCATCGCAGCTGCCATTTTAAATGTCTATAAAGCTTACAAAGCACAGGTTAAAAGCCTAGATGAGCTAAAGGATGAGACTAGATATAAGGGCTATAAAAAAGACGATGATGACGAGGACGATTAG
- a CDS encoding MFS transporter, which yields MASSFRIIRSMGPLFLGMSLLFIGNGLVIASCSALLKQNGVGELEIGLINTGFFVGALISTITAHRVISTTGHIRAFAIFSAIFAVSAMLHAVNQNLAFWAILRAFLGYCYYALLMVIESWLNAKIPNKIRSRVIAFYEGVFYTSFGLGILILALNLNTFEIFIISAAFIMLSSIPLNLIRINQPQIPERQPINIPKIFGIVPLALVGALIAGLAINGFFSMASLFVLLQGYGTKEASFFMTVAMIGGFLAQVFIGSFSDRYGRRPAILLCSSVALISAVLFLLNGKNLTIEYLLSFFFGAGIFCTYGLSLARANDEITDKTKSVQVARALLFSYSLASLFSPLLMSYAMKIFGAFGFIYVYLVLFAGLILFALTQKTIPQHMRKEYNDRLVARTAGIATIEQNGNFVDRKNKK from the coding sequence ATGGCAAGTAGCTTTAGGATCATCCGCTCGATGGGACCGCTATTTTTGGGCATGAGTTTGCTTTTTATCGGAAATGGCCTAGTCATCGCATCTTGTAGCGCACTTCTTAAGCAAAATGGAGTGGGTGAGCTAGAGATTGGATTAATCAATACAGGCTTTTTTGTAGGCGCGTTAATTAGCACCATTACAGCTCACAGAGTCATCTCAACTACTGGCCACATAAGAGCCTTTGCCATCTTTTCAGCCATTTTTGCAGTCTCAGCTATGCTTCATGCGGTAAATCAAAATTTAGCATTCTGGGCGATCTTGCGTGCATTTTTGGGATATTGCTACTATGCGCTTTTGATGGTTATAGAAAGCTGGCTAAATGCAAAAATTCCAAATAAAATAAGATCTCGCGTGATAGCCTTTTATGAAGGCGTTTTTTACACAAGTTTTGGACTTGGCATTTTGATCTTGGCGCTTAACCTTAATACCTTTGAAATTTTTATCATAAGTGCAGCTTTTATCATGCTCTCAAGCATTCCTTTAAATTTGATCCGTATAAATCAGCCTCAAATCCCAGAGCGTCAGCCCATAAACATCCCAAAAATTTTTGGTATCGTTCCGCTTGCTCTTGTTGGCGCGCTCATTGCAGGCTTAGCAATAAATGGCTTTTTTTCGATGGCAAGCCTTTTTGTTTTGCTTCAAGGATACGGCACAAAAGAGGCATCGTTTTTTATGACGGTTGCGATGATCGGAGGCTTTTTAGCTCAAGTTTTTATCGGTAGTTTTTCTGATAGATATGGCAGAAGGCCAGCTATTTTGCTTTGTAGCAGCGTGGCTTTAATAAGCGCGGTTTTGTTTTTGCTAAATGGCAAAAATTTAACGATTGAATATCTACTTTCATTCTTTTTTGGAGCTGGAATTTTTTGCACATATGGACTTTCTTTAGCTAGAGCAAATGATGAGATCACAGACAAGACAAAGAGTGTGCAAGTCGCACGTGCTTTGCTATTTAGCTACTCTTTGGCTTCGCTTTTCTCACCGCTTCTTATGAGCTATGCGATGAAAATTTTTGGAGCATTTGGCTTTATCTATGTTTATTTGGTGCTTTTTGCTGGGCTTATTTTATTTGCACTAACGCAAAAGACAATACCACAGCACATGAGAAAAGAGTATAACGACAGGCTCGTTGCAAGGACGGCTGGTATCGCTACTATTGAGCAAAATGGAAATTTTGTCGATAGAAAAAATAAAAAGTAA
- a CDS encoding flagellar hook-length control protein FliK: MNVGNSLNISNTSVQTGQNTAQNVPVRKNEGSLFKNQPSVQTPSEQSISETLDNVGKLVARVLDDLKSASSLSKAEQILSQAKDTKISPNLASELSDLAKSLEAEAAQNENSEIKSLALKLKEFLKPIADLKAGSLNDQIKNSGVMLEANLKHALSPEKLPSSVQKLLSDIKNLSSGNLLNQILTLSDEKLDNQNSFSKLASILEKASNDAKNILDNSSIKTLLKDVDKLDSVVKFLDKNFSKDQNGELVKNQIGKMQNFISNLSEKVASLANEKLNQNFGFSQNHKELKTILDSIKNDLKTLNNIGDEAGLVKAFNEMSDVSKDGSLQDKLQSAARRLAHSLSLADAKASLAKNELSESKALLKQLNLATNDINNITTKNSNEISKVLSQDIKSTLLNISEKSQNPQSVNAANKMISQIEMHQMISSLQGGIQTYMPYIWDGVEGGNIAFKQGKKDKFYAQIDLNFKKFGQINVMVGLIDKRYIDLSVATQTNEFKELILSNSSELKQAISKLGLIVSNFNIKTLSKVKLNDRFKKFGGLDVGFDKKI; the protein is encoded by the coding sequence ATGAACGTAGGAAATTCTTTGAATATATCAAATACTTCGGTTCAAACTGGACAAAATACTGCTCAAAATGTGCCAGTTCGTAAAAATGAAGGCTCGCTTTTTAAAAATCAGCCAAGCGTACAAACGCCTAGTGAGCAAAGCATTTCAGAGACACTTGATAATGTTGGGAAACTCGTTGCAAGAGTGCTTGATGATCTAAAAAGCGCTTCAAGTCTTAGCAAGGCTGAACAAATTTTATCTCAGGCAAAAGACACGAAAATCTCTCCAAATTTAGCCAGCGAGCTATCAGACCTTGCAAAAAGTTTAGAAGCAGAAGCAGCGCAAAATGAAAATAGTGAGATAAAGAGCCTTGCACTAAAGCTAAAAGAATTTCTAAAACCAATAGCCGATCTAAAAGCCGGCTCACTAAATGATCAGATCAAAAACTCAGGCGTAATGCTTGAAGCAAATTTAAAACACGCACTTAGCCCAGAGAAGCTTCCAAGCTCGGTTCAGAAGCTACTAAGCGATATAAAAAATCTCTCAAGCGGGAATTTACTAAATCAAATTTTAACCCTAAGTGATGAAAAATTAGACAATCAAAATTCTTTTTCAAAACTTGCTTCTATACTTGAAAAAGCGAGCAATGACGCAAAAAACATCCTTGATAACTCAAGCATAAAAACCCTTTTAAAAGATGTTGATAAGCTTGATAGTGTGGTTAAATTTTTAGATAAAAATTTTTCAAAAGATCAAAATGGCGAGCTAGTAAAAAATCAAATAGGCAAAATGCAAAATTTCATCTCAAATTTAAGCGAGAAAGTCGCAAGCCTAGCAAATGAAAAGCTAAATCAAAATTTTGGTTTTAGCCAAAATCACAAAGAGCTAAAAACTATCCTTGATAGCATAAAAAACGATCTAAAAACGCTAAATAATATAGGCGATGAAGCAGGGCTTGTAAAGGCATTTAATGAGATGAGCGATGTTTCAAAGGATGGTAGCTTGCAAGATAAGCTCCAAAGCGCGGCGAGGCGTCTTGCTCATAGCCTAAGTCTTGCTGATGCTAAGGCAAGTTTGGCTAAAAATGAACTAAGTGAGAGCAAGGCGCTTTTAAAACAACTAAATCTCGCTACAAACGATATAAATAATATTACGACTAAAAATAGCAACGAAATTTCAAAGGTGCTAAGCCAAGATATAAAAAGTACACTTTTAAATATCAGTGAAAAGAGTCAAAATCCGCAAAGCGTAAATGCTGCAAATAAGATGATTTCGCAGATCGAGATGCATCAAATGATATCAAGCCTTCAAGGCGGGATCCAAACTTATATGCCTTATATTTGGGACGGCGTTGAGGGTGGAAATATCGCATTTAAGCAAGGCAAAAAGGATAAATTTTACGCTCAGATCGATCTAAATTTTAAGAAATTTGGACAGATAAATGTGATGGTTGGACTTATTGATAAAAGGTACATTGATCTCTCGGTAGCTACGCAAACAAATGAGTTTAAGGAGCTAATCCTCTCAAACTCTAGCGAATTAAAACAAGCAATATCAAAGCTTGGACTTATAGTTTCAAACTTTAATATAAAAACTTTGTCAAAAGTGAAGCTAAATGATAGATTTAAAAAATTTGGTGGCCTTGATGTGGGCTTTGATAAGAAAATTTAA
- a CDS encoding type III secretion system protein: MQVNKKKAVALGYNRSKDNAPRVLASGAGEIANRIIDLAKEHDIPIKEDPDLIEILSKVEVDQEIPPNLYKAVAEIFSFLYKITKK; this comes from the coding sequence ATGCAAGTAAATAAGAAAAAAGCAGTAGCTCTTGGCTACAACAGATCTAAAGATAATGCTCCAAGAGTGCTGGCTAGTGGCGCTGGTGAGATAGCAAATAGAATAATTGATCTTGCAAAAGAACATGATATACCGATCAAAGAGGATCCTGATCTTATTGAAATTTTAAGCAAGGTTGAAGTTGATCAAGAAATTCCACCAAATTTATATAAAGCTGTTGCTGAAATTTTTAGCTTTTTATATAAGATCACAAAGAAATGA
- a CDS encoding chemotaxis protein CheB → MAQKLILIGASTGGPGHLKKLLKNVKLNGAIIVIAQHMNKMFINSFAMQIGKECGLDVEILNERKILKENTVYVCEQNVVVSPNLPISAKPNTEEKTIYTPNVDVLFKSGVGICKSANVLAILLTGIGDDGASGLDKLYKAGAKCIAENEESAIVYGMPKRAKELNQSLKSLNLTMIKKELEDFLNAIN, encoded by the coding sequence GTGGCACAAAAATTAATATTAATAGGGGCATCTACTGGCGGGCCTGGACATTTAAAAAAGTTATTAAAAAACGTAAAACTAAATGGAGCTATCATCGTGATAGCCCAGCACATGAATAAAATGTTTATAAATTCTTTTGCTATGCAAATAGGAAAAGAGTGTGGCTTGGATGTTGAAATTTTAAATGAGAGGAAAATTTTAAAAGAAAATACCGTATATGTCTGCGAGCAAAATGTAGTGGTGTCGCCAAATTTACCAATCAGTGCAAAGCCAAATACGGAAGAAAAGACTATATATACGCCAAATGTTGATGTGTTGTTTAAATCTGGAGTTGGAATTTGCAAAAGCGCAAATGTCTTAGCTATCTTGCTAACTGGCATCGGAGATGATGGTGCATCTGGGCTTGATAAGCTTTATAAGGCTGGAGCAAAATGTATAGCTGAAAATGAAGAGAGCGCGATAGTTTATGGTATGCCAAAACGTGCAAAAGAGCTAAATCAAAGCTTAAAATCATTAAATCTAACTATGATAAAAAAAGAGCTGGAGGATTTTTTAAATGCTATTAACTAA
- a CDS encoding SAM-dependent methyltransferase encodes MQTNTSQDMDSFNEFMNVIKTLCGVDLEPKRDITLQRITIFIRDRQIKSFKDLVSMIKYNSSLRQDILNLVTVNETYFYRELPQLKDVIYYAKELGGARILCAPCSTGDESYSLAMLAYEMGFKQHEISIVGIDINSEAIASCQNGIFSERSLHRLSDFQKERFFTKVDDKFKIKKEILPRCEFKILNVFDDAIFNLGKFDIVLSRNMMIYFDDDFRLKCVERLHKLLKPDGRLYAGHADLVPYTPAYEKRFSNGTTYYLKK; translated from the coding sequence ATGCAAACAAATACTTCACAAGATATGGATAGTTTTAATGAATTTATGAACGTTATCAAAACCCTTTGCGGAGTTGATCTGGAGCCAAAAAGAGATATTACATTGCAGCGAATTACCATTTTTATTAGAGATCGTCAGATAAAAAGCTTTAAAGATCTTGTTTCGATGATAAAATATAACTCAAGCTTGCGACAAGACATTTTAAATCTAGTAACTGTAAATGAGACTTATTTTTATAGGGAGTTGCCTCAGCTTAAAGATGTGATCTATTACGCAAAGGAGCTTGGAGGAGCTAGAATTTTGTGTGCTCCTTGCTCTACTGGAGATGAGTCATATTCGCTTGCGATGCTTGCTTATGAGATGGGATTTAAACAGCATGAAATTTCAATCGTAGGTATAGATATAAACTCAGAAGCCATAGCAAGCTGTCAAAATGGTATTTTTAGTGAGAGGAGCTTGCATAGATTAAGCGATTTTCAAAAAGAGAGATTTTTTACAAAAGTCGATGATAAATTTAAGATAAAAAAAGAAATTTTACCAAGGTGCGAGTTTAAAATTTTAAATGTTTTTGATGATGCTATTTTTAATCTAGGAAAATTTGATATCGTGCTTTCAAGAAATATGATGATCTATTTTGATGATGATTTTAGATTAAAATGCGTTGAGAGGCTTCATAAGTTGCTTAAGCCAGATGGTAGGCTTTACGCTGGGCACGCTGATCTTGTGCCTTACACTCCAGCTTATGAAAAGCGCTTTTCAAATGGAACTACCTACTATCTAAAAAAATAA
- a CDS encoding copper homeostasis protein CutF, whose protein sequence is MKNFIFALSAALLLAGCASSSQNANVPQGKCEVKGSCMAPVSSIEGTYKAFLPCASCMGIDSTLILKKDGTFESVMDYKSKDNYKAVSKGKYSIENGVITTIDEYKEKSFYKIEGENLKMLDMDQKEVTGELKDKYIFKRVK, encoded by the coding sequence ATGAAAAATTTTATATTTGCACTAAGTGCGGCTCTACTTTTGGCAGGTTGTGCCTCATCTAGCCAAAACGCAAACGTCCCACAAGGCAAATGTGAAGTAAAAGGTAGCTGCATGGCTCCAGTAAGCAGCATCGAGGGCACTTACAAGGCATTTTTACCTTGCGCTAGCTGCATGGGCATAGACTCAACCCTTATACTAAAAAAGGACGGCACATTTGAAAGTGTGATGGACTATAAGTCAAAAGACAACTACAAAGCCGTTAGCAAAGGCAAATACTCAATCGAAAATGGTGTGATAACAACGATTGATGAGTATAAAGAAAAGAGCTTTTATAAAATAGAAGGCGAGAACCTAAAAATGCTAGATATGGATCAAAAAGAGGTCACTGGCGAGCTAAAAGATAAATACATCTTTAAACGCGTAAAATAA
- a CDS encoding paraslipin, translating to MQIEAFGVLVVVLVIFAFLFLKAGIKIVSQADNLLIERLGKFHKVLDGGFHIIIPFVDQIRAIITVKEQLVDITKQQVITKDNVNISVDGIVFLKVFDAKMAVYNVDNYKRAIANLAMTTLRGEIGAMNLDDTLSSRDRLNAALQVALGDAAGNWGVKIMRVEISEISVPLGIEEAMNMQMKAEREKRAIELKALAEKEALIRNAEALKQEKVLQAEAIERMADAKKYEQIAIATAQKEAMDMINDSMSKNANAAEFLLARDRVGAFSELAKNSSKDKILVPYEATELIGSLSVLKNFLAKDKA from the coding sequence ATGCAAATCGAAGCATTTGGCGTTTTAGTCGTAGTTCTGGTTATCTTTGCGTTCTTGTTTTTAAAGGCTGGTATCAAGATCGTCTCACAAGCTGATAATCTACTCATTGAGCGACTTGGCAAATTTCACAAAGTGCTTGATGGCGGATTTCACATAATCATACCATTTGTCGATCAAATAAGAGCGATAATCACCGTAAAAGAGCAGCTTGTAGACATCACAAAACAGCAAGTCATCACAAAAGATAACGTAAACATAAGCGTCGATGGTATCGTCTTTTTGAAGGTCTTTGATGCAAAAATGGCGGTTTATAATGTAGATAACTACAAGCGTGCCATAGCAAATTTAGCCATGACTACGCTTCGTGGCGAGATAGGCGCGATGAATCTTGACGATACACTAAGCTCACGTGACCGCCTAAATGCCGCACTTCAAGTGGCTCTTGGCGACGCTGCTGGCAACTGGGGCGTAAAGATTATGCGTGTAGAAATTTCTGAAATTTCTGTTCCACTTGGCATCGAAGAGGCGATGAATATGCAGATGAAAGCTGAGCGTGAAAAACGTGCGATCGAGCTAAAAGCCTTGGCTGAAAAAGAGGCTTTAATCCGCAATGCCGAAGCACTAAAACAAGAAAAAGTGCTTCAAGCAGAGGCGATTGAGCGTATGGCTGATGCGAAAAAATACGAGCAAATCGCTATCGCAACGGCTCAAAAAGAGGCCATGGATATGATAAATGACAGCATGAGCAAAAACGCAAATGCGGCTGAATTTCTGCTAGCGCGCGATAGAGTTGGGGCATTTAGTGAGCTAGCTAAAAATAGCTCAAAAGATAAAATTTTAGTCCCTTACGAGGCGACTGAGCTTATTGGTTCACTTAGCGTTTTGAAAAATTTCCTAGCTAAGGATAAGGCGTGA
- a CDS encoding nodulation protein NfeD, with the protein MISPFIMIAIGVVLCITEFIFFSFYLLFFGIAFIVVGAINFGFSFAWSYQILITAAIAIVLLVLLKAPLKSKFISRKESFNEEFLDEAGVGEIRENMVYFKGTLWKYDGNLANGEKVTVLGTKGDKVILK; encoded by the coding sequence GTGATCAGCCCTTTTATAATGATAGCAATCGGTGTGGTTTTGTGCATCACCGAGTTTATCTTTTTCTCATTTTATTTGCTATTTTTTGGCATAGCTTTTATCGTAGTTGGAGCTATAAATTTTGGTTTTAGTTTTGCTTGGAGCTATCAAATTTTAATTACAGCTGCGATTGCGATTGTACTTCTTGTGCTTTTAAAAGCGCCGTTAAAGAGTAAATTTATATCCAGAAAAGAGAGCTTTAACGAGGAATTTTTAGACGAAGCCGGAGTTGGTGAGATCAGAGAAAATATGGTCTATTTTAAAGGCACTCTTTGGAAATATGACGGAAATTTAGCTAATGGAGAGAAAGTGACGGTTCTTGGCACCAAAGGTGACAAGGTGATATTAAAATAA